The following nucleotide sequence is from Anaeromicrobium sediminis.
TAGATGAAGAAAAGATAAATGAAGAGTTAGTCACAGAAAAAACTCAAATGGTATTTAAAACTCATTATGAAAAATATAATGATATACAAGTGGAAAAGAAAAAAGTACCTAAGGATGTAATTGGCTCTAATATGGAAACTTTTAAAGACTATGTAAAAAACACATATTCAAATTGGAAAATTAGGGAAATAAATAAAAATGAAGTAGAGCTATATAAAAATAGTGATGAAATCCCACCTAATTATTATGTTATAAAAGAGTTAGATGGATATTTAGCCGTATACAAAACTGATAAGGACGGAAAATTTGAGTTAGTAGAAAAAACAGATATTCCCCTAAATATTTTAGGAGAAACGGATATAGGATATATTAAAGCAGGAATAAAAAAGAAGACATTAGAAGAAATATATGCTGTATTAGAAGATTATAGCAGTTAGACTATATATAAAAGCCAATAGGGTTAATAAATACAATTGGTCAGAATAAATTCAATACGTCAATAAACTGTCTAAGCGCCAATAGGCGCTTTTTTTATGAACTATTAAGTAATAAAAGGGTGTATAGACCCTTTTTAGTTTCGTCCATATTTAATCTTATATGTAATTATGTTACAATGGAGTGTATAACTGTATATGCAAAAGGGAGAGATGTGGATGAGAATCTTAGGAATAGACCCAGGTATAGCTATAGTAGGATATGGAATAATTGATTATGTGGGAAATAAGTTTAAAACAGTAGATTATGGAGCCATAACTACAGATTCTAAAATGAAAACATCAAAAAGGTTAAAGGTAATATATGATTCATTACAAGAACTTATACAAGTTCATAAGCCAGATGTTATTGCAATTGAGGAATTATTTTTTAACAAGAATGTTAAAACGGCTCTTATAGTAGGCCATGCAAGGGGCGTATGCATATTGGCTGGAGAAAATTTCAACTTAAACATATTTGAGTATACACCTCTACAAGTAAAACAGGGGATAGTTGGATATGGTAGGGCTGAGAAAAAACAAGTTCAGATTATGGTAAAGACCCTTTTAAATTTAAAGAGTGTGCCTAAACCAGATGATGTGGCAGATGCATTGGCTGTGGCCATTTGTCATGCCCATTCAGGAAAGTTTGGAGATTTATTCAGTTTAAAATAGAGTGGAGGATGTAGTTATGTTTGCTTATATAAAAGGCTCCTTAGAGTATAATGGTGGAGATCATATAATAGTTGAGAACAATGAAATTGGATATAAGGTATTTACAACAAGTTTTTCTATAAGTGAATTTATTAAAGGCGAAGGAAATATATGTGTATATACGAAAGTTGTAAATAGAGATGATGAAATGAATATATATGGATTTTCATCAAAAGATGAGATGGATATGTTTAATAAATTAGTAAGTGTATCTGGTGTAGGAAGTAAAATGGCACTTGGAATATTATCATCCATAAGTCTAGGCCAATTAGTTGGAGCTATTGTGGCTAATGATACTAAAGAACTTACAAAGGCTCAAGGGGTAGGGAAGAAAACTGCTCAAAGGATAGCATTAGAATTAAAGGATAAGGTAGATAAAAACTTAGCATTAATCCAACCAAGTTTTGATGATTTTATAACACCGATTGAAAATCATGTGGAAGAGGCAACTGAGGCACTTATGAGTTTAGGATATAAAAAATCAGAAGTACAAAATGCTATAGGTAAAATAAGGGTTGATAATTTAAAGGTTGAAGATATAATAAAAGAGGTGCTAAAAATTCT
It contains:
- the ruvC gene encoding crossover junction endodeoxyribonuclease RuvC, whose product is MRILGIDPGIAIVGYGIIDYVGNKFKTVDYGAITTDSKMKTSKRLKVIYDSLQELIQVHKPDVIAIEELFFNKNVKTALIVGHARGVCILAGENFNLNIFEYTPLQVKQGIVGYGRAEKKQVQIMVKTLLNLKSVPKPDDVADALAVAICHAHSGKFGDLFSLK
- the ruvA gene encoding Holliday junction branch migration protein RuvA; translation: MFAYIKGSLEYNGGDHIIVENNEIGYKVFTTSFSISEFIKGEGNICVYTKVVNRDDEMNIYGFSSKDEMDMFNKLVSVSGVGSKMALGILSSISLGQLVGAIVANDTKELTKAQGVGKKTAQRIALELKDKVDKNLALIQPSFDDFITPIENHVEEATEALMSLGYKKSEVQNAIGKIRVDNLKVEDIIKEVLKILSL